The following are from one region of the Methylophilus sp. DW102 genome:
- the hxlB gene encoding 6-phospho-3-hexuloisomerase — translation MDHQQFILDNLKRILDVTDKSKAAELLKLVDEAGSTFIGGAGRSLLVSRFFAMRLVHSGYSVYMIGEVVTPAIKKGDLLVLVSGSGGTATLLPFVKKAKEVGAKLVVISMKKTSAMADVADLVIQIGQDDSFPLVKGMPMGGQFELSTLVFLEGAISELIHAKGLTEEGMRALHANLE, via the coding sequence ATGGATCATCAACAATTTATTCTGGACAACCTGAAACGCATTCTTGACGTGACCGACAAATCAAAAGCAGCTGAGCTGCTCAAGTTGGTTGATGAGGCAGGTTCTACGTTCATTGGTGGCGCAGGTCGCTCACTGCTGGTCTCACGTTTCTTTGCCATGCGCCTGGTACACTCCGGTTACAGCGTTTACATGATCGGTGAAGTAGTGACTCCAGCCATCAAAAAAGGTGACTTGCTGGTATTGGTTTCTGGTTCCGGTGGTACAGCGACGTTGCTGCCATTTGTGAAAAAAGCCAAAGAAGTGGGCGCAAAACTGGTGGTTATCTCCATGAAGAAAACTTCTGCCATGGCAGATGTGGCTGACCTGGTGATTCAAATTGGTCAGGATGACAGCTTCCCACTGGTCAAAGGCATGCCTATGGGTGGTCAGTTCGAGCTGTCGACCTTGGTATTCCTTGAAGGCGCGATTTCTGAATTGATTCATGCTAAAGGCCTGACAGAAGAAGGCATGCGCGCATTGCATGCAAACCTTGAGTAA
- the hxlA gene encoding 3-hexulose-6-phosphate synthase, whose protein sequence is MALTQMALDSLDFDATIALAEKVAPHVDILEIGTPCIKHNGIKLLETLRAKFPNNKILVDLKTMDAGEYESEPFYKAGADICVVLGVSDIGTIKGVIKAANKYGKKAQVDLISVEDKVAKTKEVAAAGAHIIGIHTGLDQQAAGQTPFADLAAVAGLNLGVDISVAGGVKAATAAQVRDAGATIIVAGAAIYGAADPAAAAAEITAIAHA, encoded by the coding sequence ATGGCATTAACACAAATGGCATTAGACTCATTGGATTTCGACGCAACTATCGCTTTGGCAGAAAAAGTTGCTCCACACGTTGACATTCTGGAAATCGGTACACCATGCATCAAGCACAACGGTATCAAATTGCTGGAAACTTTGCGTGCTAAGTTCCCAAACAACAAGATCCTGGTTGACCTGAAAACTATGGACGCTGGTGAGTACGAGTCTGAGCCATTCTACAAAGCTGGTGCTGACATCTGCGTAGTTTTGGGCGTATCCGACATCGGTACAATCAAAGGCGTAATCAAAGCTGCTAACAAATACGGCAAAAAAGCTCAAGTTGACCTGATCAGCGTTGAAGACAAAGTTGCTAAAACTAAAGAAGTTGCTGCTGCTGGTGCACACATCATCGGTATCCACACTGGTTTGGACCAACAAGCTGCTGGTCAAACTCCATTTGCTGACCTGGCTGCTGTTGCCGGTTTGAACCTGGGTGTTGACATCTCTGTTGCTGGTGGCGTTAAAGCTGCTACAGCTGCTCAAGTACGTGACGCTGGCGCGACTATCATCGTTGCTGGTGCTGCTATCTACGGCGCTGCTGACCCAGCTGCTGCTGCTGCAGAAATCACTGCTATCGCTCACGCTTAA
- a CDS encoding HisA/HisF-related TIM barrel protein, which translates to MHILPVIDLMHGQVVQAIQGQRQHYRPIQSQLTESHALIDIVAAILQVYPFDCLYIADLNAITGQGTLPNHLSLIQQAMVEFPQLAWWIDAGFQTADQLIPWQSARITPILASESMQDDQTYAQMRQTCPNSLLSLDFFQDGFHGPTQLLSAPQQWTHPTIVMSLPKVGANRGPDHTQLATLKAQHPQQALYAAGGVRDAQDIETLSQAGASGVLIASALHQKQLTAHDLSKWGA; encoded by the coding sequence TTGCATATTCTTCCCGTCATCGATTTGATGCATGGCCAGGTGGTCCAGGCCATACAAGGCCAGCGCCAGCACTACCGTCCTATTCAATCGCAACTGACGGAGAGCCATGCCCTGATCGATATCGTGGCAGCTATTTTACAAGTTTATCCGTTTGACTGCCTGTATATTGCAGATTTAAATGCCATCACTGGCCAAGGCACGTTGCCGAACCACCTGTCCTTGATCCAGCAGGCGATGGTCGAGTTCCCGCAATTAGCCTGGTGGATAGACGCAGGTTTTCAAACCGCCGACCAGCTGATTCCTTGGCAATCTGCCCGCATCACCCCTATTCTGGCCAGTGAGTCTATGCAAGATGATCAAACCTATGCACAAATGCGGCAAACGTGCCCAAACAGCCTACTCTCGCTGGACTTTTTCCAAGATGGCTTTCATGGGCCCACCCAACTGCTCTCAGCGCCACAGCAATGGACACACCCCACCATCGTCATGAGCTTGCCCAAGGTCGGGGCAAATCGCGGCCCAGACCATACACAACTGGCCACGCTCAAAGCGCAGCATCCGCAACAAGCTTTATATGCCGCTGGTGGCGTACGTGATGCGCAAGATATTGAAACCTTATCGCAGGCAGGCGCCAGCGGCGTATTGATCGCCAGTGCGCTGCATCAAAAGCAACTCACAGCACATGATTTATCCAAATGGGGCGCATAA